Genomic DNA from Schistosoma haematobium chromosome 1, whole genome shotgun sequence:
ttattggattcatattttttcattattttcaatcaCGCAGATGAATGTTATGGTATTCAAAGactaaataatcattattaacaTGTGGAATACAACGAAGAGGCATACACCTAAGTTACTGAGTTGAGTAAGTTAAGCAACTAGAAACTGCATAATTCCGCGCTTAAAAATAATTACCAAGATGTTTCATCTACTTTAGCAGGAGTGAATAAAACAATGTAGGCAGTAACTAAGTGAcgaaattattttcaataacgaTTTTAAGATGAGTGTGAATTTTTTAAAGACATGAAGCGATCGCCATGATGAATTACTATTAAAAAGAACGTTTTCTAAAAGTTTCAAAGCCACGTACTTTCTAAAAACATGGATTTCTTTTGATGTGATTTCGTAGTTTGAAAACAGAAAACTTTTGGTCGATTAAGAAAAGTAGATAACCGATAATCCTTAATATGAATTGTAAATTTTTTCTAGCCTACGGTGCTATAATATTTCCTAACAACAATTTTTTAGTAGATGAAGTACTATATTTCCTGAAGCACTGTCGGAACTACTGACAACTCCAActaaaaaatgtacaagtaaatatatatacagaTGACCGTACTGGAACGTTACTTAGAGTTTCTGTGATCATGAATCACTCCAAACTTGAATAGTCGAATTAAGTACACTTTACGAGAAAACAACTGTGAATAAGTGAATATCCTGCAGAAGACATTAATTATGCACATACATCAACATTTCTAAAAGAAAGCTGTTGCTCAGTGTTgctggtatatatatatttatcaagcATAATTGATGTCCATATTTAAATGTAATATTTACCGTCGATTTTGAATGAAGATTTGTACTAAAATCGATATAAACTCCCTAAAGTCTATTAAAATTCTATGATACATAGTTTTAGAAGAAAAATTGGCGATTTACCTAACAGGaattttcatcaattaattttataatcCGGATTTATATGAACCGATAAAAATCGAAGTACAAatgaatacatatttatatatggTAGAAAATTACATTTTTAGTAAATGTTACAAGGATTAGGAAAGAATAGCCTTACTTGCGCTAATTCCTGAGCACGAATAAGTTCTGGTATAGGACCAGTAGGAATCGATGGAGTAGAAGCAGCCATTGCCTTAGCCATTGCAGTCAATTGAGTTTCGTGTTTTGTTAACTGTTCTCGCAAATTACACAATTCCAATTCAGCTTCCTTTTTTACCTTTAAAGTATCTGCAGTTGTCTGGTCTAAACGTTTTTGCAGATCACAGTTTTCAGTTTCAGTATTCtagaaaaaaattgtatttaaaaGCAGCGACTGAGAATTGTGAAAATAATTATCGAAAACGGGTATCCAttgttattatattatatatattatagattaaaaatttataacTCATATGAAATGAAGTTGATAAGAACAGCTAAACCCTAAACTAGAAGCTAAATCTCAAGAACTGATctaaaaaattttaatttttatccTAGTATTTGTCAAGCTATACAATAAAGTGATATAAATGATTATAGTTCCTATTGTATTTCGAAGCTGAGGTTAGTCATTGATCAAGACTTTCTCCAAAAAAAATTGGTAGTTGAAGTTTTATTGAATGTTGGAATAATACTTTGCTTTGAGGTTGTCTTTCATATGAGTCAGTACTAAAATACAGGGTACCAGCAAAGAAATGCTTGGACAACGGAGCTTACATTGGGTGAAACACAGAAGTAATGGATTTACCCAAGATGGTCGATAAAAAACTAATCAACTCGGAAATTTTCgtaaataaagaaaacaatgtaAAAGTTTCTGGATATTCATGGAGTTGGTGAATCTTAACTTTATATTGGTGCTATTTATCTGATGGTTGACATGAACGTTAGAAATTGTAAGATATTTACCAGTgttcatattttgttttgttaacgATTAGGTAGGGAATTCAATGCCTAAGAGACAAAGACCTGTTTGAAAAAACTTATCTACGACAGCTGGCAAATAAATGAACAGCAGATTATTGCTTGTTGAATAAGACCAAAATTATATGTACTTAAAGCAGTCAAAGCTTAGAATATTGAGCCCAGCAAAACGAGAATAACTATGAAGCTGTCTTGTCTAATCATCTAAAATATTAACAAGAAGTATGTAGTATATCTTCATGATTGCCCTAAAATAACACTAATATACTGAAACAGTTTTTATCCCCTTGGATGCATTAAAGTACTTACTTTTAACTTCACATTCAGCAAGTTCTTCTGGTGTTCGAGTGTTTTATTCGTTCTTAGTAGTTCATTATATTGCATTTGCAGTACATGTAAACTTAGAGAAGATTCGTCTTTCTTCGTACGAAAATGCTTGTTTTCTTCAACTAAAGAATTCGCCCACTGGGAGGTTTCTGCCAGCTTGGTTTCACTGATCTGttggttaaataaaaatatctctTCTTCACAAAATGTAATCAAATACATAACTGAGCAAAAAAATAGATACTTTATTTTTGGACGTTAACTCTCAAATTAGATAAAAAATGATATATGCTACAATTGATTCAAGCTTGAAATATAAGTACTTTGATAACAACCTATACTTAATAGTCAATCCAAGATCCATCGAAAAAACGATAATAGGAAGGAGAGAAGTAGTTTTACTGTCTCTGtgactgcttgaatggaacaatggagagaggtggttgtatatCCTTACTCTGCCTAagatttcacaagttgaaatcatgagccaattgaagctagaccaccatggaaaacctggaagcactggacggccgtttcgtcctagtatgggactcctcagcagtgcgcatccacgaacccgccccccgcgggattcgaacccaggacctactggcttcgcgcgcgagcacttaaccattagaccactgagccggcatccaacagtgttaatgtctaagatGTTTGTACATAGGGTATTTAAGATGTTATTAAACTTttcacacccttcttcaatagacaatcccagagaacggTTCTgtcgaaggcagccctaatgtcaagaaacagtGCGAATGTTGGCCGGCGATAAGTATGACGCTGTTCTAACATCcggtggagggtgaagatatgatcaatgcaTCCTCAAGGCAATCTTTTCCGGATTTTGAACCTACGAAGTACGACAGAAGctaatagcttggacgcaatcggaagtagacttatcccccgatagttgttacagaaacgaaGTGAACCCTTTTTTAAACATAGGGACAACTGTCGACTCATTCCATGGTgttggaacactctctaacTACCGAACCATTGTAAACAACTcagtcagttccttaaccagaaagtcaccaccatccttaaaaactGCAGGAGGTAAGTTGTCCGGCcctggtgatttgtagcgctccaagggttggagttccttgcggacttccaccTAGTTCGGTGAATCAGCCGTCACAGGCCATGGAGGGTAAGACGGTCTAATTGATGTTGCCAGGACAGTAGaacagttgaactgcccttcaaaaAAACTCTTctcatcgtccaagacgtcgatagaTGTTAGTGGTTGGTATCGCGTCatcttcacagattgtttcgctcacataagacttcttgctgccagtggctcggatgagtagAGAGAACTTCCGGCAGTTACTAGATGCAGTTGCTACTTCCAATTCATTGACAcactccgaccaccaggcttctcgatccttacgcaagctttgcccaaatTCACTACTTagcatccttcgtttgtggtcaaactcgtGGTCACCTGGAGTAGACTGACTgacttcaatgagttgtaaggagcctgaagaaacccagtgtttataagcgggacgtttcgcgaagccgcaagcgaaTTTACTCGACTTTTTCATGGCGTGATGCAATTGAAACCGATGCTTATGTATGCTTTCGGTGGAGTGTTAGCTAGCCTTGAACCTACCTcgatttgatatttagttgcaactGGAGCTGCAACTAATTTGCTGACATTGATCCGTTTAGGACGATGAATTTATTGACCACtaaaaagtaaggtaagatcaGCGCAAACAAGAGCATGATCAGAGTTCAGAAAGGTACTCGAAAAGAAGCAgaagtcttgtacacaaccacgccagcggtagttgatcgcgatgtgatcaatctgagttcaGGCTTGGGACGCAGAGGGAGGgggccaggtggcacatcggcgatgactgtgacGGTAGTTAGTGCTGACCAGAAACAGACTGTCTACGCACATTTGCAGTAAACGGTCctcgttatctgacctgcgaccaacaagtccccatcgacCACCTAAACAACAGAGTTGCCCAATCTCAGCATTCCTGttcaactttgctatcgatgacGTTCTGGGAACAGCTCtaatggatgtaagtaatggtggtgtggatttGTTGCTTGGAGAAAGAAttttcgaccttgagtatgcgatAATACCCAAGCCATTCAATCCGCACTTAATGagttggcaattagtgtccGTAAGTAttgtatgtgctttgcaccttacAAGTGCATAGTACTTTTAAAAGACTGGCAGACCCCtgatcctgcactcaccctgggTAGTGAGCAAATAAAAGTATTCGAGAAGTTCGtgtctgggtagctgcataagtgctggtggggtgtgagtgatgagatcaatgcacgtatattGAAAGCCAGAGCAGCTTataccaatctgggccatctttggagcctttgtgatgttagtctggctgtaaagggTCAGATCTATAACACGTCGGTGaaagcagttttgctctatgcttgtgagacctggcctctccgagttggggatgttagatgaCTCTCGTTGTctgatcatcgttgtcttcgAAAGATTGTTTACACGGTCATTTAGAAACTTAGGAACTAAggtaacaaaacaaataaatacacgTGCACTAGtgcgaacgattttgagccatgttatcCATATTCTCCAAGTAATAGTTAAGACAACCACGCAgacctcaaccaggtagtctgtacCTACTAAGATGGCTTTATTCCAACAGTGTCCACACAGACCAATGTAATGTCTTAGTCTGGTCATCCATAACTTTTTTCCCACCTACTCTTACACTAGATATCATTACCCGTCGAGATAATAGGTAGATGAACACACGTAATGAACATCCTAACTGTGTCGATCGATAAAAATTTACCaactcatcaattgatttgccaacCTTAGCTGGTACTCTAAGTCACCTCAGATCTGCGCTAAAACATACGAGAAGTGCTTCCAATACACCTACgaccgaatactagtaacctatgaatattCCCTATCATCAAAGATCAAGTTTCACAGCGATAAAATAGAACGAAGGGGGATGATGTGCAGTGTACTATTACTTTAGTTAAGAGATGAATATCTCGCCTACCCCACAAGttacgcaagttggcaaaagccagtcGAGCTTTCTGAATTTGCGCCAAGATTTTGCCAGAAACCAACCAATTGGGGTTGGTTAGACCTCCAGGATAAATGAAGTCATCAATACGCTCAACCACTTGACTCTCTATCGTCAGTTTAGGGATGATGCAGACCAATTCTGAAGCATCATTTTGCATTTAGATGGAGAGAATTGCATTTCAAGCACCCTTGCATTGTTCCTTAAGACGATCAAAATACTCAGCATTTTGttagcgtcttcaccaaacaggactatatcatctgcgtattctaagtcaataaatGAATCTGTCGGTAGATTGGACCCTGATAAATTAGACGATGAGAGCGTTATCTTTAAAAGAAAGTCTACAATGCCAATTAAAAATGGGGGGAAGTGAACAATTATGACGTAAATCATTTAAAGTTAACGActctgatgacagttcaccataagctttGCCTTAACCTAGAGTGTCCGAATAGAGGGCCTGTATAAGGTTGGTACATCTTTTAATGACACACGATGTCATAGAACACGTCAATCTACGGATTCAGATGCTGACATAAGGACGAGAAGAATACCTGCAGTTGGAGGTCGGTAGGTAAGTGTTTTAAAACCTGATCAAGAGTGAATATTTGGTCTACACATCCTCGTCCAGGTCTGAAACTAGCCTCATTTACCCGAATTCGCTCCTCACGAACTCTCGTCAAGCGTTGGAtgattgaggctaatattttagacactattaTTCGGGCTGACTCCTCTGTGGTtatcacaagaggacttttgttttttattatagACTGAAACGATCAGATATCATGGCCAATTATATGGGATTATGCCCAGTCAATTCAACAGCTAAAACTGAGTTAATATCCCCATATATCTCTGGAGTTGATCCATCAAGATTTGCTGGTATCCCTAACTCTAGATGAACTATGACTTTTTCTACTTCATTAGGAGTCGGGAAGGTTCATGTTGACATCCCATTTAGGTTGCTTGGTTAAAGTAGGCAACTGAAGGGTACTCAGAAGACAATTAAACTGTATGTGAAAATGTTTTGCCCTTGTTTCAGTCCCTTGGGTTGAGGGCGGATGATTGTCCCGTATTTTTCAGAAATAGTTTTAGTAAGTCTCGAGTCTTTAATACCCATTTGTTTTGTAAGTCTGAAAAGTTGTATATCGTTGCCTGTCGCCGCCGCCTTTCGTTTTTTGATGCCCACCACTATTTAAGATTATTGAGAAAACTTTCTGCCACTCTACGTTTAGGCTTCCCTCACTCTCTATCGTATTTTGAACCCCATAGGATGTTTCAGAGCATCTATCAAGTTAGTGAACGCTAATAAAACCTGATTTTTCTCAACCTTTTCGTTACAGTCCCTcgtagatattaatgatttttaCAGTTATCCGGATATCATGCCAACCAATATCGGAGTGAACGTCACTTTGACTAGTTTCTTTAGTTGTTCCTTGAATATACACTCGACTTTTTGTCCTTGAGCTAAACTCTGAGGTCTTTTTTGCTGTAGCTTTCCTACAAAACACAAACAGATGAatgctcgcactagagcataaCCAGCGTCTAGATATGTCTCAAGAAGGGCGCTAGTTTTCAGTCGAACCTCTAACGTTGAGTTGGTTGTGGGGGTCACCGTGTCAGGTGTCTATCTTTATGTTCTAAGTTGGTACTCGCTAAAAATAGTTATCTGAGCATAATTGGGGCAGACAGTCCTTAATGTCTGTTTGTTGAACTAGGACACGTTAGCATAACCTAACTACTTGAGTGCTAAAGTCTGCTTTTACAATAACGACGTCTGAGCGCTTGACTTATAATAGAAGAGAAGGCTTTATATAAAACTTGCTCTCTACTTCATTCGAATTGTAGTTAGCGGGAGAGTAGGGAGTGACGACGAGCAGGCAGCGGCATGTTTTTACTCCTCCATTTGACCGGATAGAGTACAAACGACTGTCTCTTGGGATCCATTCTACGTTCGAACTAAGTGATATGCCTAAACTGGTGAGGCCACGATAAGCAGTAGCCAAGTCTCCAGGTACATGGAGCGTAAATCGCGCCGGTTCTGTGTATCGACTAGGTGGGGTCAGGCGAATAGCTAAACTTGAATCCTATATTCACGTTTCGCTGCTACCATACACCGACGGGGGGACCCTAAAGTTCTAACTAAGGATCCCTGTTGGTCTATTTGACATATGATCCGAACATTGAAAGATCCAAAATACGGTTTGGAGCGCGTTTTCAAAGCATCAGGAATGACATTTCGTGAGTTAGAATAGTTAACCATGGTGGTGAATGGAGATAAAGTCATAGGAGGAGGGTTGATAGTGAAGATAAATGGAATATTAAGATGTGATGAACGGATATGATCGTAAACAAGAGTATCTCCAACGTTGTTAGAGGTTTGAGGACCATTACCACTCCTCAGCTGCTCACAATATGGAAGGATGTTTGTTCTTAAGACCTGGAAAGGAGACTAgattagtagtggtagtagcGACATGGAGAGCGACCTGCCTAAAAGAACAATTGTCCGAGCCAACATGGCCCGATAAGGTCATAACGATCACCACGTCGAGGTAGCAgaatttacatatatatgataAACGACAGTCCCGGACACCCGTACTTTCTGTAACTGACTAAAATATTATATGGACCATACATATCTTTTTTTAGAGAGGATAGCTAATATGACAACGAGGTTGCAATCGTCCCCTAACTCTCAGGAATACCAACTCATCAGTTTATATGAAGTAAGGAATTATCAGACACTACATCCTGCAAATAGTTGGTGATTACGTCAGGTACAAATTCTAATTTATCCTAACATCATTGAGTTCATTTTTTCATACCTAGTTGGAATAAGGGTTGAGAAACTCCCTAAAAGGGTCTTTCAAAAGCGACAGTTTGATTCAAGCATTAGATATGTGTTTAATTTAACTTTTTAGAAATATTTTGGAACAAAGCTACTAAATGGCGATAACACAGTAATCATAACGACTTAGCTAATACAAAAGAATTGCAGATTTTCTaagatttaaattattttagagCATAGCCGCCAAAAATTATATCTCCTTGTTCATGTCAGTGAATGTATGAAACATTAGTTACGTCTGATTAATTTACTTGATCCATACACTTGCACGTTAATTATATTCTCGAAATAGAAAAAAGTATCCGGCAAACAAAATTTAACAGTGAATCTTACGACCAATCATACAGCCTGATACTTAATCTTTAATTTCTATTAGTATGGGGAACCAATCACCCCAAAACTAAATGCCGTTTGACACGACGACTCACCTTTAATTGTCCTTCTAATTCTTTGATTGTCGTACGCAACTCCAATGTTGATGTAGAGTCATTTGATGATTCCTGTTTTCCACTCATTTTATATGGTTTAACACAGTCAGTCCTTGATATTTCTAATGATTCTGAAGAATTTTCCATGTTGGCAGGCTCAACAAATATAGCTTCTTTAGACAAATCCGCATACCTAACCGACCGCTTGCCTGAACGACGCTTTGACTTTTTGGACTTAGTGAGAGGAACTTTCGAATCATTTACTGGAGATAGAATATCTGTGGTTGGACTACGTTCTGAAGAACCTGGA
This window encodes:
- a CDS encoding hypothetical protein (EggNog:ENOG410J54P) — protein: MEWDSESALQGFLITMIVCIVSSVLYFMFRNTLFPHRISVHHDSENLARRRKKNDVKKSKKVKKLKVLVDSQQTEEIETDKTQTSDDTTGEEDEHLSDVLLDDYSSSSSEQSVERPIQPVIYDENCCEGDSEVIDTSTHKTEQSYVEGPSLDFPQATLCRNQSEDSDSIISPGSSERSPTTDILSPVNDSKVPLTKSKKSKRRSGKRSVRYADLSKEAIFVEPANMENSSESLEISRTDCVKPYKMSGKQESSNDSTSTLELRTTIKELEGQLKISETKLAETSQWANSLVEENKHFRTKKDESSLSLHVLQMQYNELLRTNKTLEHQKNLLNVKLKNTETENCDLQKRLDQTTADTLKVKKEAELELCNLREQLTKHETQLTAMAKAMAASTPSIPTGPIPELIRAQELAQAMSNDNCLLKSRIEQLDSELTQLRQTNMRQQQDLQVILD